A region from the Polyangiaceae bacterium genome encodes:
- a CDS encoding trypsin-like peptidase domain-containing protein, with product MTTQTPPDLRPGRRLLAALFPIVLLPAAAFIAAACGSPPPATPGNTGPAPSTSASALTATPVVDSELGLSPAAGIEDEKNTINVFRKAAPSTVFVTQSRTVVDPSTMRSTDVPTGSGTGFVWDKKGHIVTNFHVIRGARILSVRLFDQTSYDAVVVGVEPPKDIAVLRINAPEKSLIPLGLPPEKYDLVVGQKTIAIGNPFGLDHTLTTGVISALGRDVGGAGGVTIKDMIQTDAAINPGNSGGPLLNSSGQLIGMNTMIYSASGSSAGIGFAVPVGTIRRVVPQLVQFGKVEQVGIGIEIDPLGRIERRFGIRGVLVLKATPGGPAERAGVKGVSQAQNTFQLGDVIIGIGDKPVESYDDLYNALDGLKPGGKVKVKLVRGLGRPDPQEVNLAIELVVVN from the coding sequence ATGACGACGCAGACGCCGCCTGATCTTCGGCCGGGGCGCCGCTTGCTGGCTGCGCTCTTCCCCATCGTACTGTTGCCCGCTGCCGCGTTCATCGCGGCGGCTTGTGGCTCGCCCCCACCGGCCACTCCGGGAAACACCGGTCCGGCGCCGTCAACTTCAGCGTCAGCCTTAACGGCAACGCCCGTCGTCGACAGCGAGCTCGGGCTTTCTCCCGCCGCGGGTATCGAGGACGAGAAGAACACGATCAACGTGTTCCGCAAGGCAGCGCCTTCGACGGTCTTCGTGACTCAGAGTCGAACGGTCGTCGATCCGTCGACCATGCGCTCCACGGACGTGCCCACCGGCTCGGGTACAGGCTTCGTGTGGGACAAGAAGGGCCACATCGTCACGAACTTCCACGTGATCCGCGGCGCGCGCATCTTGAGTGTGCGGTTGTTCGATCAGACCAGCTACGACGCGGTCGTGGTGGGTGTGGAGCCACCGAAGGACATCGCGGTGCTTCGCATCAACGCACCCGAGAAGAGCCTGATCCCGCTGGGACTGCCTCCCGAGAAGTACGATCTCGTGGTCGGCCAGAAGACGATCGCCATCGGTAACCCATTCGGCTTGGATCACACCCTGACCACCGGGGTGATCTCGGCGCTTGGTCGCGATGTGGGCGGCGCCGGCGGCGTCACCATCAAGGACATGATCCAAACCGACGCGGCGATCAACCCCGGTAACTCCGGCGGTCCGCTGCTCAATTCCTCGGGGCAACTCATCGGCATGAACACGATGATCTACTCCGCAAGCGGGTCGAGCGCCGGTATTGGCTTCGCGGTGCCGGTGGGCACCATCCGCCGCGTGGTGCCGCAACTGGTCCAGTTCGGTAAGGTCGAGCAAGTCGGCATCGGCATCGAAATCGATCCCCTGGGCCGCATCGAGCGGCGCTTCGGGATCCGCGGCGTGCTCGTGCTCAAGGCCACTCCGGGTGGCCCGGCCGAACGAGCAGGTGTGAAGGGCGTCTCCCAGGCGCAGAACACCTTCCAGCTCGGCGACGTGATCATCGGCATCGGAGACAAGCCGGTGGAGAGCTACGACGACCTCTACAACGCCCTCGATGGCCTGAAGCCCGGTGGCAAGGTCAAGGTCAAGCTAGTGCGAGGCCTCGGCCGTCCGGATCCTCAAGAGGTGAACCTGGCGATCGAGCTGGTAGTCGTCAACTAG
- a CDS encoding aspartate aminotransferase family protein translates to MGFSEIPLPPEVTPGCDLPAIQARPPGPQSRTWLLRNSVNVAPMGPASAQNPRGKSRVSGVVYSTAKGSNVLDVDGNRYVDLAAGFGALLLGHGHPRILKVLELQAERLMQALGDVYTSEPRIAVSERLARLYPVPAQVILGQSGADAVSAALKTAMLVTGKPGVIAFEGGYHGLSYGPLAATSLRPSYREPFSEQLNPAVRFAPYPSSVGLLDLALERVRFELVRGDVGAVLVEPILGRGGVVVPPPGFLEELQGLASQHGALLIADEIWTGLGRAGEMLSCVAQGVTPDLTCLGKGLGGGLPISACIGKAELMSAWRREEEVVHTATFAGAPLACATAIATLDILHRDKLIERARHLGADFGSRLQEVVAAFAPSASVRGQGLMWGVEFGRAGAAVRLMGALLEAGYIVSTGGGSRDVLVLTPPLVVGENQLEAFVAELPLALQACGP, encoded by the coding sequence ATGGGCTTTAGCGAAATTCCGCTGCCTCCCGAGGTGACGCCGGGTTGTGACTTACCGGCGATCCAGGCGCGACCTCCTGGCCCCCAGTCCCGTACCTGGCTCCTGCGCAACTCCGTCAACGTGGCGCCGATGGGCCCCGCTTCAGCTCAAAATCCGCGAGGAAAATCTCGGGTGAGCGGCGTGGTCTACTCGACCGCCAAGGGCTCCAATGTGCTCGACGTGGACGGCAACCGCTACGTCGACCTCGCCGCCGGCTTCGGTGCGCTGCTCCTCGGCCATGGGCACCCTCGCATCCTCAAGGTGCTCGAGCTCCAAGCTGAGCGCCTGATGCAGGCCCTCGGCGACGTCTACACCTCGGAGCCGCGCATCGCAGTCAGCGAGCGACTAGCGCGCCTCTATCCGGTGCCTGCTCAAGTCATCCTGGGCCAAAGCGGCGCCGATGCAGTCAGCGCAGCACTCAAGACGGCGATGTTGGTTACCGGCAAGCCCGGGGTCATCGCTTTCGAGGGTGGCTATCATGGCCTGTCTTATGGGCCTCTCGCTGCCACGAGCCTGCGCCCGAGCTATCGAGAGCCCTTTTCCGAGCAGCTCAACCCGGCTGTGCGTTTCGCGCCATACCCCTCCAGTGTTGGGCTCTTGGATCTCGCCCTCGAGCGCGTGCGCTTCGAGCTCGTGCGTGGCGACGTCGGTGCGGTGTTGGTTGAACCCATCCTCGGTCGCGGCGGCGTGGTAGTCCCGCCTCCTGGTTTCCTTGAGGAACTGCAGGGGCTCGCGTCTCAGCATGGCGCACTGCTGATCGCCGATGAAATCTGGACTGGTCTCGGGAGAGCCGGCGAGATGCTCTCGTGCGTGGCGCAGGGGGTCACTCCGGATCTAACCTGCCTCGGCAAGGGCCTCGGAGGCGGATTGCCGATCAGCGCGTGCATCGGCAAGGCGGAGCTGATGTCTGCCTGGCGAAGAGAGGAAGAGGTGGTGCACACGGCGACGTTTGCTGGTGCGCCTCTGGCGTGTGCAACGGCCATCGCGACGCTGGACATCCTGCACCGCGATAAGCTGATCGAACGCGCCCGGCACCTCGGCGCGGACTTTGGATCGCGTCTCCAAGAGGTCGTGGCGGCGTTCGCCCCAAGCGCTAGCGTGCGCGGCCAAGGATTGATGTGGGGCGTGGAGTTCGGGAGGGCTGGCGCCGCGGTGCGGCTGATGGGCGCGTTGCTCGAAGCGGGCTACATCGTCTCCACCGGTGGTGGGTCGCGTGATGTGCTGGTGCTCACTCCACCTTTGGTCGTTGGAGAGAATCAGCTGGAAGCATTCGTTGCAGAGTTGCCGCTCGCGCTCCAAGCTTGCGGCCCGTGA
- the secA gene encoding preprotein translocase subunit SecA — translation MLTWVAKKLFGTANDRAIKKSRPKVDLINAMEPALKKLSDAELQAKTAEFKEKLDNGASLDDILVEAFAVCREGGRRVLNMRHYDVQLMGGMVLHNGSIAEMRTGEGKTLVATLPIYLNALEGKGVHLITVNDYLATRDAEWMGRLYNFLGLSIGTIVNNQSDREKRDSYKRDICYGQNNEFGFDYLRDNMKFSALDYAQRKLNFAIVDEVDSILIDEARTPLIISGAQESASDKYRHLNELMPGLRLDEHYMVDEKGWSVTLTDEGVELAQQLIGIDNLYDPKNLETLHILNQLLRAHTLYKRDQHYMVSRDGKVMIIDEFTGRVLAGRRWSDGLHQAVEAKENVPIQEESRTMATITFQNLFRLYNKLAGMTGTAQTEAAEFHSTYELDAVAIPTNRPIQRQDDEDVVYKTEREKFTAVINEILEYSEAGRPVLVGTTSVEKSAAISRILKKKKISHSVLNAKQHENEAYVVAQAGRKGAITVSTNMAGRGTDILLGGNAEMIARLDFKESNRLPEAEPEEFAQLVKKYEKQCKIEHDEVLEAGGLHIIGTERHESRRIDNQLRGRAGRQGDPGSSRFYLSLEDDLMRIFAGDRVKTLMDRMGMPDDEPIEHPWVTKSVENAQRKVEERNFDIRKNLLEYDDVMNAQRKTVYSLRQSLLLGRYEPEEIDETGKPTGDARKIPTDESIKEKVAPVISQLVNMFAEEPLQTLDKNDVPRPPNRKELKKVKKLVEVESLQHEVYQMWGVKLELEGSAARKRTPLETYDELVDLVAVGLSEQRERFLDLIDRVIGAIVEESCPPNRQPEDWDWKSIHQGFNEHFKEPLAKDVDEMGEREALVCTIYERAEASYLQREEEIGVENMLRLLRHVYLEEIDRAWVDHLSNMEHLRDGIGLRGYGQRDPKNEYKKEGYNLFVNMMARVSSNVIARVFDAHIQRREQLEAMEREAEARHQAELEAAVAKHLGEPAPEGSDQVVEQPPAPPPQAAAPKIGRNDPCPCGSGKKFKKCHGAALEDDDEDDDADAA, via the coding sequence ATGCTGACCTGGGTAGCCAAGAAGTTGTTCGGCACGGCCAATGACCGCGCCATCAAGAAGAGCCGTCCGAAGGTGGACCTCATCAACGCCATGGAGCCGGCGCTCAAGAAGCTGAGCGACGCCGAGCTTCAGGCCAAGACCGCCGAGTTCAAGGAGAAGCTCGACAACGGGGCGAGCCTCGACGACATCCTGGTCGAGGCCTTCGCCGTCTGCCGCGAGGGCGGTCGCCGGGTGCTCAACATGCGGCACTACGACGTGCAGCTGATGGGCGGCATGGTGCTCCACAACGGCTCCATCGCCGAGATGCGAACCGGTGAAGGCAAGACGCTCGTCGCCACCTTGCCCATCTACCTCAACGCACTCGAGGGCAAGGGCGTCCACCTGATCACGGTGAACGACTACCTGGCGACCCGCGACGCCGAGTGGATGGGGCGGCTCTACAACTTCCTCGGGTTGTCGATCGGGACGATCGTCAACAACCAGAGCGACCGCGAGAAGCGCGACTCGTACAAGCGCGACATCTGCTACGGCCAGAACAACGAGTTCGGCTTCGACTACCTGCGTGACAACATGAAGTTCTCCGCGCTGGACTACGCCCAGCGCAAACTGAACTTCGCGATCGTCGACGAGGTTGACTCGATCCTGATCGACGAAGCGCGTACTCCCCTCATCATCAGCGGCGCCCAGGAGAGCGCCAGCGACAAGTACCGGCACCTCAACGAGCTGATGCCGGGCCTGCGCCTCGATGAGCACTACATGGTCGACGAGAAGGGCTGGAGCGTGACCCTCACCGACGAAGGTGTAGAGCTGGCTCAGCAGCTGATCGGTATCGACAACCTGTACGACCCGAAGAACCTCGAGACGCTGCACATCCTGAACCAGCTGCTGCGCGCACACACGCTGTACAAGCGCGACCAGCACTACATGGTGAGCCGCGACGGCAAGGTGATGATCATCGACGAGTTCACCGGCCGCGTGCTGGCAGGGCGTCGCTGGAGCGACGGCTTGCACCAAGCGGTGGAAGCCAAGGAGAACGTGCCGATTCAGGAAGAGAGTCGCACCATGGCGACCATCACCTTCCAGAACCTGTTCCGCCTCTACAACAAGCTGGCGGGCATGACGGGTACGGCGCAGACGGAAGCCGCGGAGTTCCACTCCACGTATGAGCTCGACGCCGTCGCCATCCCGACGAACCGGCCCATCCAGCGTCAGGACGATGAAGACGTCGTCTACAAGACGGAGCGCGAGAAGTTCACCGCGGTGATCAACGAGATCCTGGAGTACTCCGAGGCGGGCCGCCCGGTGCTCGTCGGTACGACCAGCGTCGAGAAGAGCGCTGCGATCAGCCGCATCCTCAAGAAGAAGAAGATCAGTCACAGCGTGCTGAACGCCAAGCAGCACGAGAACGAGGCGTACGTCGTCGCTCAGGCGGGTCGCAAAGGCGCCATCACGGTGTCCACCAACATGGCGGGTCGTGGCACCGACATCTTGCTCGGCGGAAACGCCGAGATGATCGCGCGCCTGGACTTCAAGGAGTCGAACCGTCTCCCCGAGGCAGAGCCCGAAGAGTTCGCCCAGCTAGTCAAGAAGTACGAGAAGCAGTGCAAGATCGAGCACGACGAAGTGCTCGAGGCGGGCGGCCTGCACATCATCGGTACTGAGCGCCACGAGTCGCGTCGTATCGACAACCAGCTGCGCGGCCGCGCTGGCCGTCAAGGCGACCCCGGTTCGAGCCGCTTCTACCTGTCTCTCGAAGACGACCTGATGCGCATCTTCGCCGGCGACCGCGTGAAGACGCTGATGGATCGCATGGGCATGCCCGACGACGAACCCATCGAGCACCCGTGGGTCACGAAGAGCGTCGAGAACGCTCAGCGCAAGGTCGAGGAGCGCAACTTCGACATCCGCAAGAACCTCCTCGAGTACGACGACGTCATGAACGCCCAGCGTAAGACGGTGTACTCGCTGCGGCAGTCGCTGCTCCTCGGTCGCTATGAGCCCGAGGAGATCGACGAGACGGGCAAGCCGACTGGCGACGCCCGCAAGATCCCCACGGATGAGAGCATCAAGGAGAAGGTGGCTCCGGTCATCTCTCAGCTCGTCAACATGTTCGCCGAAGAGCCGCTGCAGACTCTCGACAAGAACGACGTTCCTCGGCCTCCGAATCGCAAGGAGCTGAAGAAGGTCAAGAAGCTCGTCGAGGTCGAGTCCTTGCAGCACGAGGTCTACCAGATGTGGGGCGTCAAGCTCGAGCTGGAAGGCAGTGCCGCACGGAAGCGCACCCCGCTCGAGACCTACGACGAGCTAGTCGACCTGGTGGCCGTTGGCTTGAGTGAGCAGCGCGAGCGCTTCCTAGATCTCATCGATCGCGTGATCGGCGCGATTGTAGAAGAGAGCTGTCCCCCCAATCGCCAGCCCGAAGACTGGGACTGGAAGAGCATTCACCAAGGCTTCAACGAGCACTTCAAGGAGCCGCTCGCGAAAGACGTGGATGAGATGGGTGAGCGTGAGGCGCTCGTCTGCACCATCTACGAGCGGGCAGAAGCGTCGTACCTCCAACGCGAGGAAGAAATCGGCGTCGAAAACATGCTCCGCTTGTTGCGCCATGTTTACCTCGAGGAAATTGACCGTGCGTGGGTCGATCACCTCTCCAATATGGAGCACTTGCGCGACGGCATCGGGCTACGCGGCTACGGTCAGCGCGACCCGAAGAACGAGTACAAGAAAGAGGGCTACAACCTCTTCGTCAACATGATGGCGCGCGTCTCCAGCAACGTGATTGCGCGAGTCTTCGATGCCCACATCCAGCGCCGCGAGCAGCTCGAGGCCATGGAGCGGGAAGCTGAAGCGCGCCATCAGGCGGAGCTCGAGGCGGCGGTCGCCAAGCACCTTGGAGAGCCCGCCCCCGAAGGCAGCGACCAAGTGGTGGAGCAGCCGCCAGCGCCGCCACCCCAGGCAGCGGCGCCGAAGATTGGTCGCAACGATCCCTGCCCCTGCGGCTCCGGCAAGAAATTCAAGAAGTGCCACGGCGCCGCCCTCGAGGATGATGACGAGGATGACGACGCAGACGCCGCCTGA
- a CDS encoding patatin-like phospholipase family protein, with translation MSSGFFGFFAHAGVLRALERAELTPRAVSGSSAGALVTGLWAAGLGAEAIEDELMRLERDHFWDPSPGLGLLRGERFREKLESLLPVSRFEDCRVPAAISVFDVYSRETRVMREGALAPAIRASCTLPFLFQPMWHEGRPLLDGGILDRPGLAGMGHERLLYHHLASKSPWRRRGSVALQVPQRAGLCALVLEELQRVNPFQLSRGKRAFKQAEDATRRALELPVHSGEVRVRVSSR, from the coding sequence ATGTCTTCTGGCTTCTTCGGCTTCTTTGCTCACGCTGGCGTGCTGAGGGCGCTGGAGCGGGCGGAGCTAACGCCGCGAGCAGTGAGCGGCTCGAGCGCGGGCGCGCTGGTCACCGGCTTGTGGGCGGCAGGCCTCGGTGCGGAAGCCATCGAGGACGAGCTGATGCGCCTCGAGCGCGATCACTTCTGGGATCCGAGCCCAGGACTCGGCCTGCTACGCGGTGAGCGCTTCCGAGAGAAGCTCGAGAGCTTGCTCCCCGTCTCCCGCTTCGAGGACTGTCGCGTGCCAGCGGCGATCAGCGTCTTCGACGTCTACTCACGGGAGACTCGCGTCATGCGCGAGGGCGCGCTCGCTCCGGCGATTCGCGCTTCGTGCACTTTGCCCTTCCTGTTTCAGCCGATGTGGCACGAAGGGCGACCGCTGCTCGACGGGGGAATTCTGGATCGCCCAGGGCTAGCCGGCATGGGACACGAACGCTTGCTCTACCACCACCTCGCCTCGAAGTCGCCTTGGCGCCGGCGTGGCAGCGTGGCGCTGCAAGTTCCGCAACGCGCCGGGTTGTGCGCTCTCGTGCTCGAGGAGCTCCAGCGCGTGAACCCCTTTCAGCTGTCTCGCGGCAAGCGTGCGTTCAAGCAAGCAGAAGACGCAACGCGCCGCGCTTTGGAGCTCCCTGTGCACTCCGGCGAAGTGCGCGTTCGCGTTTCCTCCCGGTAA
- a CDS encoding MBL fold metallo-hydrolase, translating into MRTHSLVLSLLTAAWLVGCNNTTPPSTQPSAETPKTASAKPEPSTAPTVTAATDGAKVTDTLETSAGPVTFSPIYHGTLAIGFKGKTIVVDPYSSAPKGWLPKADLVLITDIHPDHYDPKAIEEVKKDSTIFVAPKVVTDKLEGAKPLANGEETKELDIGIRAVPMYNLKRGPEEGKLFHDKGRGNGYVLTFGDKHVYLSGDTECTDEMKALKDIDLAFVCMNLPYTMPPDEAAVCIKAFKPKLIIPYHYRGSDLSKLETALEGTEGVKLEKRDFYVGGEEKKK; encoded by the coding sequence ATGCGCACGCACTCCCTGGTTCTGAGCCTGCTCACCGCAGCGTGGTTAGTAGGCTGCAACAACACGACACCGCCTAGCACTCAGCCCAGTGCGGAGACTCCCAAGACAGCGAGCGCGAAACCAGAGCCGAGCACCGCGCCAACCGTGACTGCTGCGACCGACGGCGCGAAGGTCACGGACACCCTCGAGACGTCCGCCGGGCCTGTCACCTTCAGCCCGATCTATCACGGGACGCTCGCCATCGGCTTCAAGGGCAAGACCATCGTGGTGGATCCGTATTCCTCTGCTCCCAAGGGCTGGCTGCCAAAAGCCGACTTGGTGCTGATCACGGATATCCATCCGGACCACTACGATCCCAAGGCTATCGAAGAGGTGAAGAAGGACAGCACGATCTTCGTAGCCCCCAAGGTGGTGACGGATAAGCTGGAGGGAGCAAAGCCCCTGGCCAACGGCGAGGAGACGAAGGAACTCGACATTGGCATCCGCGCGGTACCAATGTACAACCTCAAGCGCGGACCAGAAGAAGGCAAGCTCTTCCACGACAAGGGGCGTGGAAACGGCTACGTGCTGACCTTCGGCGACAAGCACGTCTACCTCTCCGGAGACACCGAGTGCACCGATGAGATGAAGGCGCTCAAGGATATCGACTTGGCCTTCGTCTGCATGAACCTGCCGTACACCATGCCCCCGGACGAGGCAGCGGTGTGCATCAAGGCGTTCAAGCCAAAGCTGATCATCCCGTACCACTATCGAGGCAGCGATCTCTCGAAGCTGGAGACTGCCCTCGAAGGTACGGAAGGCGTGAAGCTCGAGAAGCGAGACTTCTACGTGGGCGGAGAAGAAAAGAAGAAGTAG
- a CDS encoding proline dehydrogenase has protein sequence MSRPETRVRQLLIAAKKLVDPKHPLGARLRSELPGLTGLSPEGVAYALEHNLEVNASSSEVLELCQSVPQVERAHVLLSANVFVAGLRAVALGLAASPKVFVRSSRREPLVVRLLEEASKGAFRVVDELVPLPGDHLWAYGSDETLTSLRGELPAGVVLHPHGSGFGVAVYEADAARLSPQAAAEALARDVGVFDQRGCLSPRILIVQGDVKLASELARRLARELSAFEARIPRGELSPAEAADVTLYRDSMAYAGELHFAGKGCVGLDTQGDRLMLAPVGRHMHVVHTHDAPALVAGLGPDVAALGVDVSPALQERLVQALPKARLSTLGQMQRPRFDGPVDKRPLRDGVPL, from the coding sequence GTGAGTCGTCCGGAGACGCGCGTGCGGCAGCTGCTGATTGCCGCAAAGAAACTCGTCGATCCGAAGCACCCCTTGGGCGCACGCTTGCGCAGCGAGCTACCAGGGCTCACGGGGCTCAGCCCGGAGGGCGTGGCCTACGCCCTGGAACATAACCTCGAGGTGAACGCGAGCAGCTCGGAAGTCCTGGAGCTGTGTCAATCGGTGCCCCAGGTCGAGCGCGCCCACGTCTTACTTAGTGCGAACGTGTTCGTCGCAGGGCTGCGCGCCGTCGCCCTCGGCCTTGCCGCCTCTCCGAAGGTCTTCGTGCGCTCCTCGCGACGGGAGCCGCTTGTGGTGCGGCTCCTGGAAGAGGCCAGCAAGGGGGCTTTTCGTGTGGTCGATGAGCTGGTGCCGTTGCCCGGTGACCACTTGTGGGCGTACGGCAGCGACGAAACGCTGACGAGCCTGCGCGGGGAGCTCCCGGCTGGCGTTGTTTTGCATCCCCACGGATCCGGATTTGGCGTCGCGGTGTACGAGGCAGATGCGGCGCGCCTCTCCCCCCAAGCAGCCGCCGAGGCACTCGCGAGGGATGTTGGGGTCTTCGATCAACGAGGTTGTTTGAGCCCGCGAATCCTGATTGTGCAGGGAGACGTGAAGCTCGCGAGTGAACTCGCTCGGCGCCTGGCGAGGGAGCTCTCCGCGTTCGAAGCGCGCATTCCCCGTGGCGAGCTGAGCCCCGCCGAGGCCGCTGACGTGACCTTGTATCGCGACAGCATGGCCTATGCCGGCGAGCTCCACTTCGCGGGGAAAGGCTGCGTGGGGCTCGACACCCAAGGCGATCGGTTGATGCTTGCGCCCGTGGGCCGACACATGCACGTCGTGCACACCCACGACGCTCCGGCGCTGGTGGCCGGGCTCGGTCCCGATGTCGCTGCGCTCGGAGTCGATGTCTCCCCAGCGTTGCAGGAGCGTTTGGTGCAAGCGCTGCCCAAGGCGCGGCTCAGTACTCTTGGCCAGATGCAGCGGCCGCGCTTCGATGGACCGGTAGACAAGCGCCCGCTCCGCGACGGGGTTCCGCTCTGA
- a CDS encoding acyl-protein synthetase, whose amino-acid sequence MSPDDPSANPAAAEHLKESDALHERVRTFAKASLNGEVQEERFEELALEIARFQAKHIPGYARLVESRGVLLERFESLVAVPTDVFRLTRVALHPAELDVATFHTSGTTAALSGKHHFRTLKTYEELSLAYGRRALTSAFGGQRVVVALAPAPSQAPHSSLGHMLSLFMNRWDGRALSVAPRGAVYDPESSARWLGGSGGIDLEGLRRAALVALERQEPLLILATSFALVAMLDGLAGAQVPAPKRTVVMYTGGFKGRSREVNPEQLRREVARVFRIPEAQVTGEYGMTELTSQLYEGTLPGSDLSAPMGVYLEPPWLRVVPVDPVSLKPVPSGESGLAKIIDIGNVDSAVGILTQDLVRRVPVDEGRSGIELLGRRKGSPARGCSLSFESWIVGAGKGAA is encoded by the coding sequence GTGAGTCCCGACGACCCGAGCGCCAACCCTGCGGCCGCTGAACACCTGAAGGAATCCGACGCGCTTCACGAGCGAGTGCGGACCTTCGCCAAGGCGAGCCTCAATGGGGAAGTCCAGGAAGAGCGCTTCGAAGAGCTGGCGCTGGAGATCGCGCGCTTTCAAGCGAAGCACATCCCCGGCTACGCGCGCTTGGTCGAGTCCCGAGGCGTGCTCCTGGAGCGCTTCGAGAGCCTGGTCGCGGTGCCCACCGACGTCTTTCGCCTGACCCGCGTCGCGCTACACCCAGCGGAGCTCGACGTGGCGACCTTTCACACCAGTGGAACCACGGCTGCGCTCAGCGGGAAGCACCATTTCCGCACGCTAAAAACCTATGAGGAGCTGTCGCTCGCGTACGGTCGTCGAGCGCTTACCTCGGCGTTCGGTGGGCAACGGGTTGTCGTCGCCCTGGCGCCTGCGCCGAGCCAGGCGCCTCACTCGTCGCTAGGGCATATGCTCAGCCTGTTCATGAATCGCTGGGACGGTCGAGCGCTCAGCGTCGCACCTCGGGGCGCCGTTTATGACCCAGAGTCCAGCGCCCGTTGGCTCGGTGGCTCGGGCGGTATCGACCTCGAAGGGTTGCGCCGTGCGGCGTTGGTCGCCCTGGAGAGGCAAGAGCCCTTGCTCATCTTGGCGACTTCGTTCGCGTTGGTCGCCATGCTCGACGGCCTTGCTGGCGCGCAAGTACCCGCACCGAAGCGCACCGTCGTCATGTACACCGGTGGCTTCAAGGGTCGCAGCCGCGAGGTCAACCCCGAGCAGCTCCGACGTGAAGTCGCACGTGTCTTCCGTATCCCCGAGGCACAAGTCACTGGGGAGTACGGAATGACGGAGCTCACGAGTCAGCTTTACGAAGGCACGCTGCCGGGCAGCGACCTTTCGGCGCCGATGGGTGTGTACCTCGAGCCGCCTTGGCTGAGAGTCGTCCCGGTAGATCCGGTGAGCTTGAAGCCAGTTCCAAGCGGGGAGTCTGGGCTGGCGAAGATCATCGATATCGGAAACGTCGATTCCGCCGTCGGGATCCTCACTCAAGATCTGGTGCGGCGCGTTCCAGTGGACGAGGGGCGCAGCGGAATCGAGCTGTTGGGGCGTCGCAAGGGGAGTCCAGCGCGCGGCTGCTCACTGTCCTTCGAATCCTGGATCGTCGGGGCAGGCAAGGGGGCGGCGTGA
- a CDS encoding Crp/Fnr family transcriptional regulator produces MSVSPADLQRIPLFAEMTEAHLSELIGALSERRLHSGEVAFRAGKVSERFELLVEGQVSLLDGETEVFVLEPVAPVGELGAVTQTKRSMTAVAKTDVTLLGASFDKLMQFFEAHGDVAFPFHHNLLRVVASKVRRDQRRLEEMRSNLISTQKAMKRMREALLESDDTPLHDQLFEELDALIEQNKKGHYVVEPSSALETRVRLDDGSLRKVKAISNERLILACTQNQLENGDTWTGVLVAPDVELPLSGTVDNANSSEVVVDLDPLIDEYAIALDRHLTKLQMLDVVL; encoded by the coding sequence ATGAGTGTGTCCCCCGCCGATCTGCAACGCATCCCTCTATTCGCGGAGATGACCGAGGCTCACCTGAGTGAGCTGATCGGTGCGCTCAGTGAACGGCGGCTGCACTCCGGCGAGGTGGCTTTTCGCGCAGGCAAAGTCTCGGAGCGCTTCGAGCTACTGGTCGAAGGGCAGGTATCGCTCTTGGACGGAGAGACCGAAGTCTTCGTGCTCGAGCCGGTGGCGCCCGTAGGCGAGCTCGGTGCCGTGACACAAACGAAGCGCAGCATGACGGCCGTCGCGAAGACTGACGTGACGTTGCTCGGAGCGAGCTTCGACAAGTTGATGCAGTTCTTCGAGGCCCACGGCGACGTCGCGTTCCCCTTCCACCACAACCTGCTCCGGGTGGTTGCCTCGAAGGTGCGCCGGGATCAGCGTCGGTTGGAGGAGATGCGCTCGAACTTGATTTCCACGCAGAAAGCGATGAAGCGGATGCGCGAAGCGCTCTTGGAGAGCGACGATACGCCCCTTCACGATCAGCTCTTCGAGGAGCTGGATGCGTTGATCGAGCAGAACAAGAAGGGGCACTACGTAGTCGAGCCGAGCAGCGCCCTCGAGACGCGTGTGCGCTTGGACGACGGGAGCCTGCGCAAGGTGAAGGCGATCAGCAACGAGCGCTTGATCCTGGCTTGTACACAGAACCAGCTGGAGAACGGTGACACCTGGACTGGCGTGCTGGTCGCGCCGGACGTCGAGCTACCGCTGAGCGGCACCGTGGACAACGCGAACAGCAGCGAGGTGGTTGTCGACTTGGACCCCTTGATCGACGAGTACGCCATCGCGCTCGACCGGCACCTCACCAAGTTGCAGATGCTCGACGTGGTGCTGTAG